TGAAACTAACAAAATAATGCAGAGTCATCAGGCTGCAgagcaaagagagaaacaggagtCATGGCGTCTGCTCTCTACTCTGAGGATTTAACCTGCTCTATTTGTCTGACTTTCTTCACTGATCCTGTGACTCTGCCCTGTGGACACTCTTTCTGCAGAGGATGTGTCACAGCTGCTCTAAGTGCGCAGGAGCTGTGTCCACAGTGTCGGACAGCTGTTCCTACTGAAGGGAGAAGCCTTCCAACCAGCCACATACTGAAGAGCCTCTCTGAGAAGGCCAAGGAcgaagagaggagaaagacgGAGCAGAGCCAGCAGAAAATACAGGTATGTTCCCAGCGACCATTGTTTGGATcaaaaaacgttctgagaatggtacaatgcaaccacttttttttccaaatgttccCAGAACGTTTCTCATTCGCAACATTCgctatacatattttttttaattgttattattattataattagggTGTCTGCACTATGTATCAGTGCAAGGAACCCATTACTGTTCGGCGCAACACATACTCCGAAGTATGCATTAGTACACACTAAACATGTATACTAGTACCCCCAGACCGTCCCATTGTAGTCAGCCATCGCAACCtgttatttgtcatatttttattttttattaagattcttattcttattcttccGCCTAAAACTTTGCACCGCTACTTgtatatacaaaaaatacactaaaactTGCGGCTTGATGGGGAATTGATTGCTTTGACTTTTCTTGGTGATTCGCTAAGCGGTTTTCCCGAAAATCCcccaaaactgcagaaaatttTCCCATTCAAAGTAAATGTAGAGCCTCAAGAAATCGACGTAAAAAGAGCTCAAGTTCATGACTCTTTAAGGCCATAGAACATTTCCATACGTTCACAGAGAGAAATGATTCAGCCTTTAAACAGCTCACCAGGTCTTGGACTGTGTTGACGTAAATGGAAATTTTGAtaacttttacagtttttatgaaTTCGCAGTTTAcgtattgtggtgtttttcagatgttttcagattttacagtggtTTCTTATGTGTGGAACTCTCCTCAGAGACCAAAGCCACTCTGTTGGTGGAGGGTGGAGgagctgaaa
This genomic stretch from Plectropomus leopardus isolate mb unplaced genomic scaffold, YSFRI_Pleo_2.0 unplaced_scaffold24780, whole genome shotgun sequence harbors:
- the LOC121966490 gene encoding nuclear factor 7, brain-like, coding for MASALYSEDLTCSICLTFFTDPVTLPCGHSFCRGCVTAALSAQELCPQCRTAVPTEGRSLPTSHILKSLSEKAKDEERRKTEQSQQKIQVAELCPEHDEKLKLFCVTDQQLACIICRDGEKHEGHRFKPIKEAAAALRQELEKWTENLCGDVSATESLADSQREEITKTKAKS